From Gossypium raimondii isolate GPD5lz chromosome 11, ASM2569854v1, whole genome shotgun sequence:
CATTTCCTTGCTATGTCTGTGAATGTTCTCAGACTTGTTGGATCTATTTTTCCTTGTAGATACGGGTCAATGATTTGATCAACCCTCCCTGATTGGTAACAATGCATGACCCACTCAGCCAAATTTACCTTCTCCTGCTCTTCCTCCATGTTTTCTGTCAGTTGTAGAACAGCAGGTCTGGCACACAATACCTCAAACAACACTACCCCAAAGGAGTACACATCTGATTTCTCAGTTAATTTCTGACGCTTGTAATACTCTGGATCTAAGTACCCAAAGCTTCCCTTCACCATTGTAGTAACATGCGTGTTCGATTGGGTTAGCATGTTGGGGCCAATTTTTGATAGTCCAAAATCTGAAACCTTGGCCACCCAATTCTGATCTAACAAGATATTAGTACTCTTCACATCACGGTGTATAACGCTATGCTTCAAACCTGTATGAAGGTAATGCAATCCTCGAGCTGCACCAATACAGATTGTGAGCCTTCGCGTCCACGAAAGTGGAGGCTTCTTCATCTTGTATAGATGATCACGTAAGGTGCCGTTTGCCATATAATCGTAAACGAgtatcatttcttttctttccttgcAGCATCCGATCAAAGAGACTATGTGGCGGTGACGGAGCTGTGATAGCAGAAAAATTTCTGTCTGGAACTCATTTAGTCCTTGGTGAGAACATGGATTGGCTCGTTTTATTGCAACAAGATTGGTGCCACCATTAATGGATCCCTTGTAAACTTTCCCATAACCTCCAGCTCCAAGAAGTAAAGCATCAGAGAAGTTGTTGGTGGCTACCTTTACCTCATCAAATGTGAAGTTCTGGCAATGGTCAGATGATTGAGACTGCATGAAAGCTTTTCTCTGCCCTTTCCAATCAATTGCAGCTACTATTTGCCAAAGAGTAGGtagataaaatagtaaaagaatgCAACTCATGATTTGGGCGCAAATTTTGAGAGCTTTATAACTTGCACCTTCTTTTCTCCATGGATTTGAGTACTTTGCCATTCCAAATGAAAATGTTCCGGCAAGACTGTTGTTGGAATCGGACAACTTGAAAATTTCTAACCCGTTTAAGATCGCTGGCTTGAATGTCCTGATTGAACCATTTCCATTATGTATTGAAAGTGACAGATTTTTTCTCCTTTTGGTATGTTCTGAAAAATTTACGATGTAATCTCTATAAACCGGAATACCTGCTCCATGGCTCCAGAGAAATATATCTGCCTGATCTTCAGCAGTTTGATCCTTAATATAGACATGGAAAACTCTGTAACCAACACCCTTAGCCTTATTTGAGATCTCACAAAAATGGAGTCTAACAAGGTAATAGAAACCAGATTCAACTGGCAGTAACCATGTAGCTCTACTTTGATTACTTCCATCAGCAACGACGGTCCTGGCGGAAGCATAAACTTGCGTAGGACCAACATAAGCTGGTATTCTGGAACTTTGCTTTATTTGAACATCTGAGATGACGATACCCGAGTTACTTCCATCAGTTGTCAAAAAACTTGCATCGGGTATCCATTTGCGAAACATGCCAGTATCTTCCAGTGCAGGAATGAACTCTCCACCTATGTTCAATCGGTGCATCATCTCAAGGGCTTTCGAATTCTTGATATAATACGGAGAAGCTTGTCCAATCAAGGGCAGCGAAACAGCTTCTTGGATGTAAAGATTTGAAGGCATCGAGACAACCTCAATCTTGTTCACAAATGCAAATGCATCAGAAACATCCGGTGATGGGGTGAATGTTACATTTAGCACCCCATCATCGACGTTGGTACAAAATTCCTTCACAGTGTAACTATCATGTAACTGAAGTTTAGAATATGAAGCAACGGATGTTTTGAGAAGAGTGAAGTGAGCAACACTGACAGAGAACAATGCTTTGGACATATGAAAGCCTGAAAATGAGAATGGATTGAAATGAAGTCGAATGAACTTGGGACCTGAAGATACAGGAAAGGTATATGTGAATGGTTTTTTGTGGATGCAAAGTTTTGGTTTTTGATGATAAACAGGTGACAAGGGATAATATTTCGAGACGACAGAGAAATTAGTTCTAGGAACGTGAAGGGAACCAATATCATCTCTGTCTATAAGGAATGGTAGATCAGATGAGGAACAATCTAGGATTGAGATATCTGTGGGCTCATAAGAAGATGCTACCTCAACAGAGACAGCgactaaactatttttatgtgttataaataaGAAAGTGCAGAAAGACAACAACATACCAAACATGGAGGGCATTCGGCTTCTGGCCATGTTTTGGTTCTTCTTAGACATAGCTGAAGCTGAGGACTCTCCACTGTGTATAGACAAGAAAGAAGCCTAGAAACTTGCACCATTAAGTAGCAAATATAACCATATGCATGTACTTTAATTCCACAGGTTGAAAGTTCAAACTAATAACAGCCTAGCATTAAGAGTCTTCTCCCTGTGGAAGTGGATTACTTCTTATCTAGTCGCCTTTTCTTTCAGTTAGTCAAGCATGAGTAGCAAACACGTATAGAAGTCTTGTCCTTGCCCCACCATTGCTGTCCCCTAAAAAGGTTTCAATTCCAGTCTATTCTTGAATTATCAAAGCTGCAATTTCTTGAATTTCTAAGCAAGTTGGTAAAAGCATAGTAGCAAGGCTAATACGGCCTTCTATCACAAATATAAATCTTTATTTAAATGGAGTTATACGTAAGGATAAAATTACAAATCATAATCAAAAGATAGTATGTTATATAAAGAACAATGAGACTGCATTTTGTTCTCCTACATTCAGTTTTAGATTTCattgaaaaacaaaacttaCTTGATTTTCTCTGTAAACAAAAACTTATGGTAACACCAGTAATAGCATCAATGGTTAACTTCTCCATGATTTACGAGATACAAAAATAAATCTAGCAAAAGTATCCATGAATAtgatattatatatgaaaattattactcaaaaataaatacggatttaaaatttagtgaatttacATAATCGTTTGATGTAACACTGGTCTTGATTTATTAGTCAGAGACAAGATCACATGATGAAAATTGTCTACAATTTTACagcttaaaattttcataatatagATATCCATtgtctaaaaaattattttctgtcATTAATTTCATTAACGGCAAAATATCTTCTAATATGaaaaccatttaaaattaaataacaatggAAAATTGCCATTTTCATTCCAATGGCCAAATGCTATTTTTTTCCCTATTGACATAATgcgattttaaacaaataaagcGGCATGACAATGTGCCTTACCATTGTGCCCAAAATTTGTTGGTTAAGTTGAGTAAGTATGCAGAACTCTAAATTCATTTAGTCACATTCCAAGTTTTTAATGACCTCtttttatatcaataaatttttttttgtattcacaACTGTATCTacaatataaaatacaattgGTCGACCGGTAAATACAATTGAATCCAACACTAAATTGATCTTCCCTTTTTCTTGAATCTCTTCATTTCAATTAAACTACTCTATAGATATGTCGCGTTAGATCAAATCATTTCATGATCATTGATAACATTGTAAAATAGTgtacattaaactaaaacttTAAGAACCAGTCAAGGGTCGTAGGGGTACAAAATATAAATCCTATTTGATTTCATGGGTCTTATACAACTTTAAAGCAAAGATCAATTTTTCAATTACTCATATTGGTCGTATAATGCACATGTGGTATGAAACACATGCTATGATATTACTCTCTCTTTATCAAGAAATCAATATCATACAACTGATGGTTTATATACATTTT
This genomic window contains:
- the LOC105804604 gene encoding receptor-like protein kinase FERONIA, encoding MSKKNQNMARSRMPSMFGMLLSFCTFLFITHKNSLVAVSVEVASSYEPTDISILDCSSSDLPFLIDRDDIGSLHVPRTNFSVVSKYYPLSPVYHQKPKLCIHKKPFTYTFPVSSGPKFIRLHFNPFSFSGFHMSKALFSVSVAHFTLLKTSVASYSKLQLHDSYTVKEFCTNVDDGVLNVTFTPSPDVSDAFAFVNKIEVVSMPSNLYIQEAVSLPLIGQASPYYIKNSKALEMMHRLNIGGEFIPALEDTGMFRKWIPDASFLTTDGSNSGIVISDVQIKQSSRIPAYVGPTQVYASARTVVADGSNQSRATWLLPVESGFYYLVRLHFCEISNKAKGVGYRVFHVYIKDQTAEDQADIFLWSHGAGIPVYRDYIVNFSEHTKRRKNLSLSIHNGNGSIRTFKPAILNGLEIFKLSDSNNSLAGTFSFGMAKYSNPWRKEGASYKALKICAQIMSCILLLFYLPTLWQIVAAIDWKGQRKAFMQSQSSDHCQNFTFDEVKVATNNFSDALLLGAGGYGKVYKGSINGGTNLVAIKRANPCSHQGLNEFQTEIFLLSQLRHRHIVSLIGCCKERKEMILVYDYMANGTLRDHLYKMKKPPLSWTRRLTICIGAARGLHYLHTGLKHSVIHRDVKSTNILLDQNWVAKVSDFGLSKIGPNMLTQSNTHVTTMVKGSFGYLDPEYYKRQKLTEKSDVYSFGVVLFEVLCARPAVLQLTENMEEEQEKVNLAEWVMHCYQSGRVDQIIDPYLQGKIDPTSLRTFTDIARKCLGEKGGERPTMGEVLWNLEQAWLQQQESDCFQNDGNYGVADKTTANGLSVIVYADGVPLHGASDPTPGVEFSEIVAPIGR